The following are from one region of the Halogeometricum sp. S3BR5-2 genome:
- the pyk gene encoding pyruvate kinase gives MRNAKIVCTLGPASDDRATIRALSDAGMSVARLNASHGTPEHREEVIDRIRTVDEATPEPLAAMVDLQGPEVRTAPIDGSIRLDTGSEVRFVEGEDATPEEVGLSYSISAAESGDTVLLDDGRIEATVERVEGDAVVARIESGGELGARKGVNLPGVKLDIDLITEGDQRELEVAAEKNADFVAASFVRSAEDVYTISDALENLGADIPVVAKIERAGAVENLDEIIEASYGVMVARGDLGVEMPLEEVPIIQKRIIRRCHATGTPVITATEMLDSMVHSRRPTRAEASDVANAVLDGTDAVMLSGETAIGDNPVRVVQTMDRIVRQVESSEEYAENQEQHVPVAQDDSRTEALARSARYLSRDVNASAIVAASESGYTARKTAKFRPGVPVVATTPNDRIRRQLTLSWGVIPKYADYRDGIDDIMDDAVDAALDADVASSGDTLVVLSGMMTELEGTNTTNMLKVHVAAEAVATGRKVVGGRVAGPLAVSDDGDLSDVPEGALLALTAAFDGEFDGDAKKLGGIIDARPGMTGYPALVARELDLPMISGAPIPDTVSVGTEITLHAERGIVYEGNVIKHESDRNRPVR, from the coding sequence ATGAGAAACGCGAAAATCGTCTGCACGCTCGGGCCGGCCTCCGACGACCGGGCGACGATTCGGGCGCTGTCCGACGCCGGGATGAGCGTCGCACGCCTGAACGCCAGCCACGGCACGCCGGAGCACCGAGAGGAAGTGATAGACCGCATCCGCACCGTCGACGAGGCCACCCCGGAACCGCTGGCCGCGATGGTCGACCTGCAGGGGCCGGAGGTCCGGACCGCGCCCATCGACGGCTCCATCCGCCTCGACACCGGGAGCGAGGTGCGCTTCGTCGAGGGCGAGGACGCGACGCCGGAGGAGGTGGGCCTCTCGTACTCTATCTCGGCCGCCGAGAGCGGCGACACCGTCCTCCTCGACGACGGTCGCATCGAGGCGACGGTCGAACGCGTCGAAGGCGACGCCGTCGTCGCGCGCATCGAGTCGGGGGGAGAACTGGGGGCGCGGAAGGGGGTCAACCTCCCGGGCGTCAAACTCGACATCGACCTCATCACGGAGGGCGACCAGCGCGAACTGGAGGTCGCCGCCGAGAAGAACGCCGACTTCGTGGCCGCCTCGTTCGTCCGCTCGGCCGAGGACGTCTACACCATCAGCGACGCCCTCGAGAACCTCGGCGCCGACATCCCCGTCGTCGCCAAGATAGAGCGCGCGGGCGCCGTCGAGAACCTCGACGAGATAATCGAGGCGTCCTACGGCGTGATGGTCGCGCGCGGCGACCTCGGCGTGGAGATGCCGCTCGAAGAGGTGCCCATCATCCAGAAGCGCATCATCCGGCGGTGTCACGCGACGGGGACGCCCGTCATCACGGCGACGGAGATGCTCGACTCGATGGTCCACTCGCGGCGCCCGACGCGCGCGGAGGCCTCGGACGTGGCCAACGCCGTCCTCGACGGCACCGACGCCGTGATGCTCTCCGGCGAGACGGCCATCGGTGACAACCCCGTGCGCGTCGTCCAGACGATGGACCGCATCGTCCGGCAGGTCGAGTCCAGCGAGGAGTACGCCGAGAACCAAGAACAGCACGTCCCCGTCGCGCAGGACGACTCGCGGACGGAGGCGCTCGCTCGCTCGGCGCGCTACCTCTCGCGGGACGTGAACGCCAGCGCCATCGTCGCCGCCTCCGAGTCGGGCTACACCGCCCGGAAGACGGCGAAGTTCCGCCCCGGCGTGCCCGTCGTCGCGACGACGCCGAACGACCGCATCCGCCGGCAGTTGACGCTCTCGTGGGGCGTCATCCCGAAGTACGCCGACTACCGCGACGGCATCGACGACATCATGGACGACGCCGTCGACGCCGCCCTCGACGCCGACGTCGCCAGTTCGGGCGACACGCTCGTCGTCCTCTCGGGGATGATGACCGAACTGGAGGGGACGAACACGACGAACATGCTGAAGGTCCACGTCGCCGCCGAAGCCGTCGCGACCGGAAGGAAGGTCGTCGGCGGCCGGGTCGCCGGACCGCTGGCCGTCTCCGACGACGGCGACCTCTCGGACGTGCCGGAGGGGGCGCTGCTGGCGCTCACCGCCGCCTTCGACGGCGAGTTCGACGGCGACGCGAAGAAACTCGGCGGCATCATCGACGCCCGTCCCGGCATGACGGGCTACCCCGCCTTGGTCGCCCGCGAACTCGACCTCCCGATGATTTCGGGCGCGCCCATCCCCGACACCGTCTCGGTCGGCACCGAAATCACCCTGCACGCCGAACGCGGCATCGTCTACGAGGGCAACGTCATCAAACACGAGTCCGACCGGAACCGGCCGGTGCGGTAG
- a CDS encoding restriction endonuclease — protein sequence MEKLPELEPEAFVSFLADLWDERGWDTSVKQRPDETYFIVGQRGDGKRGVLYVFPTTESHVSVQHLKRFVGFCRKKGVDVAVMATQGAYAGEVREVAESKGIHLLDRETLAGTVEEGGFEHVLRAYAGGGGEGPLDRLLAALRSYGVPVPEALPFDFEALLARLPVGGDGSGDDAEEGREGSNRRPKKSESNSETPAEAGGGKSDASGGANGDGDGDGDDGGRTIASALPGPLTGVPRPNVVLPAALLVLVVFLLGSAVGPALGLPAIGAGAAGGEGDLAVSALSTAGANATAEVRWNARTADSLTVNGTAYDAPPNETFVLVRMNVSNVGETPLSMDESSLALEVAGERYGYQPLDGVVGFDQGGLFAPDDPREVWVVFSVPDDAESATLVLRGDESVRFVRDGAVEAEATSPRRDGRAA from the coding sequence ATGGAGAAACTGCCGGAACTGGAACCGGAGGCGTTCGTCTCGTTCCTGGCGGACCTGTGGGACGAGCGGGGATGGGATACCTCGGTCAAGCAGCGCCCCGACGAGACGTACTTCATCGTCGGTCAGCGCGGCGACGGCAAGCGGGGGGTCCTCTACGTCTTCCCGACGACGGAGTCGCACGTGTCGGTGCAACACCTGAAGCGGTTCGTCGGCTTCTGCCGGAAGAAGGGCGTCGACGTGGCCGTGATGGCGACGCAGGGCGCCTACGCCGGAGAGGTGAGAGAGGTCGCCGAGTCGAAGGGTATCCACCTCCTCGACCGCGAGACGCTCGCCGGAACCGTCGAAGAGGGCGGCTTCGAGCACGTCCTGCGCGCCTACGCCGGCGGGGGCGGCGAGGGACCGCTGGACCGACTGCTCGCCGCCCTGCGCTCCTACGGCGTTCCGGTCCCCGAGGCGCTTCCGTTCGACTTCGAGGCGCTTCTCGCCCGATTGCCGGTCGGCGGCGACGGGAGCGGGGACGACGCCGAGGAGGGGCGAGAGGGGTCGAACCGAAGACCGAAGAAGTCCGAGTCGAACTCCGAGACCCCGGCCGAAGCGGGCGGCGGGAAGTCCGACGCGTCCGGCGGCGCGAACGGAGACGGAGACGGAGACGGAGACGACGGCGGACGGACCATCGCGAGCGCGCTCCCCGGTCCGCTGACGGGGGTCCCGCGGCCGAACGTCGTCCTCCCGGCGGCGTTGCTCGTCCTCGTCGTCTTCCTCCTCGGGTCGGCCGTCGGTCCGGCGCTCGGACTCCCGGCCATCGGCGCGGGCGCGGCCGGCGGCGAGGGCGACCTCGCGGTCTCGGCGCTCTCGACGGCCGGGGCGAACGCGACGGCGGAGGTGCGGTGGAACGCGCGGACGGCCGACTCGCTGACCGTCAACGGGACGGCGTACGACGCGCCGCCGAACGAGACGTTCGTCCTCGTGCGGATGAACGTGAGCAACGTCGGGGAGACGCCGCTGTCGATGGACGAATCGTCGCTGGCGCTGGAAGTCGCGGGCGAGCGGTACGGATACCAGCCGCTGGACGGCGTCGTCGGCTTCGATCAGGGCGGACTGTTCGCCCCGGACGACCCGCGCGAGGTGTGGGTCGTCTTCTCCGTCCCCGACGACGCCGAGAGCGCGACGCTGGTGCTCCGCGGCGACGAGTCCGTCCGGTTCGTCCGCGACGGCGCCGTCGAGGCCGAGGCGACGTCACCCCGGCGTGACGGCCGTGCGGCGTGA
- a CDS encoding DUF7282 domain-containing protein, whose translation MHPTRPLAALVAALLLVAAAVAPALALPPDERTRSVAVDADASPVFAADAASASVDGDLTVTRGDEVTFTVSHSGPANVTIGEPGSGFHLVVALGGSGTDEVTIDTYASTAADPDEFVDGGDATLLSEPLSKPLMPSKYLVNVSIDGDERAVATLTVEPRGEMRAESFVAPAEFEVTEYAVGGDGDDADVGPLTGVTSDSNVVAAGDYAVMRVEESGLESALNAEDLTGDAASNGVEWSVSQVSPSPNSETDGFVAGTPEANVTVLPAFEDDIVYFVWDTSEIVPDEDRPERNEYEARLTLTAANGLVEEDTVVAATTFEIVESEASLEPVNDATQYPWENDTFVVRGETTRAPNATLEVRLRSPRPDAFLLISEATVDANREYETTIDLGGATRGVTATLWTDEFYPETAQEVTLVAPNATVRFDDQSAGDAAVTLAFVEVPEGGFVRVHDADGNGVGRSDYLAPGRHENVSAGLSLPLYEEQTLRAELVNDSDGDAAYSRNDSEYTRSGWVVNDTARVAFESPPTETPAAATGTQTVTATPAPTATPYPVLSETPLGPSDGTSETGVPLSPAVAVAAILAAAGLFARGTKGETDE comes from the coding sequence ATGCATCCGACACGCCCACTCGCGGCGCTGGTCGCGGCGCTCCTACTCGTCGCCGCCGCCGTCGCCCCCGCACTCGCCCTCCCGCCCGACGAGCGGACGCGGTCGGTCGCCGTCGACGCCGACGCGTCCCCCGTCTTCGCCGCCGACGCCGCCTCCGCCTCCGTCGACGGCGACCTGACCGTCACGCGCGGCGACGAGGTGACGTTCACCGTCAGCCACTCCGGCCCGGCGAACGTCACCATCGGCGAACCGGGGAGCGGGTTCCACCTCGTCGTCGCCCTCGGCGGAAGCGGCACCGACGAGGTGACCATCGACACCTACGCGTCGACGGCCGCCGACCCCGACGAGTTCGTCGACGGCGGCGACGCGACGCTTTTGTCGGAACCGCTCTCGAAGCCGCTCATGCCGTCGAAGTACCTGGTGAACGTCAGCATCGACGGCGACGAACGCGCCGTGGCGACGCTCACCGTCGAACCGCGCGGGGAGATGCGCGCGGAGTCGTTCGTCGCGCCCGCCGAGTTCGAGGTGACCGAGTACGCCGTCGGCGGCGACGGCGACGACGCGGACGTCGGTCCGCTGACGGGCGTGACGTCCGATTCGAACGTCGTCGCCGCCGGCGACTACGCCGTGATGCGCGTCGAGGAGTCGGGACTGGAGTCGGCGCTGAACGCCGAGGACCTGACCGGGGACGCGGCGTCGAACGGCGTCGAGTGGTCCGTCTCGCAGGTGTCGCCGTCGCCGAACAGCGAGACGGACGGGTTCGTCGCCGGCACCCCCGAGGCCAACGTCACCGTCCTCCCCGCCTTCGAGGACGATATCGTCTACTTCGTCTGGGACACCTCCGAAATCGTGCCGGACGAGGACCGCCCCGAGCGCAACGAGTACGAGGCGCGCCTGACGCTCACCGCGGCGAACGGACTGGTCGAGGAGGACACCGTCGTCGCCGCGACGACGTTCGAGATAGTCGAGTCGGAGGCGTCGCTCGAACCGGTGAACGACGCGACGCAGTACCCGTGGGAGAACGACACGTTCGTCGTGCGCGGGGAGACGACGCGCGCGCCGAACGCAACGCTGGAGGTGCGCCTCCGGTCGCCGCGCCCCGACGCGTTCCTCCTCATCAGCGAGGCCACCGTGGACGCGAACCGGGAGTACGAGACGACCATCGACCTCGGCGGCGCGACGCGAGGCGTGACGGCGACGCTGTGGACGGACGAGTTCTACCCGGAGACGGCCCAGGAGGTGACGCTCGTCGCCCCGAACGCGACCGTCCGGTTCGACGACCAGTCGGCCGGCGACGCCGCGGTGACGCTCGCGTTCGTCGAAGTCCCCGAGGGCGGGTTCGTCCGCGTCCACGACGCCGACGGGAACGGCGTCGGCCGCTCGGACTACCTCGCGCCGGGGCGACACGAGAACGTCAGCGCCGGCCTGTCGCTGCCGCTGTACGAGGAGCAGACGCTCCGCGCGGAACTCGTGAACGACTCGGACGGCGACGCGGCGTACTCGCGGAACGACAGCGAGTACACGCGCTCCGGGTGGGTCGTGAACGACACCGCGCGGGTCGCCTTCGAGTCGCCGCCGACCGAAACGCCGGCCGCGGCAACGGGGACGCAGACGGTCACGGCCACGCCGGCGCCGACGGCGACGCCCTACCCGGTGCTGTCGGAGACGCCGCTGGGTCCGTCCGACGGCACCTCCGAGACGGGCGTTCCGCTGTCGCCGGCCGTCGCCGTCGCGGCGATTCTGGCGGCCGCGGGGCTGTTCGCGCGCGGGACGAAGGGGGAGACCGACGAATGA
- a CDS encoding DUF7312 domain-containing protein: MDTRDDGADDPDGRRDGTAADADADVDRRGGPDRTPPDPRAERPDDAAGADRAIDATDARDGANEAESDEVGIAEAVGEDRPPLGPLEPGSPTPENVLFVVLGALATVALIATLL; the protein is encoded by the coding sequence ATGGACACCCGCGACGACGGCGCCGACGACCCCGACGGCCGGCGGGACGGCACCGCCGCCGACGCTGACGCTGACGTCGACCGACGCGGCGGCCCGGACCGCACGCCCCCCGACCCGAGAGCGGAGCGACCGGACGACGCCGCGGGCGCGGACCGCGCTATCGACGCGACCGACGCCCGCGACGGCGCGAACGAGGCCGAGAGCGACGAGGTGGGTATCGCGGAGGCCGTCGGCGAGGACCGCCCGCCGCTCGGACCGCTCGAACCCGGGTCGCCCACGCCCGAGAACGTCCTCTTCGTGGTGCTGGGCGCGTTGGCCACCGTCGCGCTGATCGCCACGTTGCTCTGA
- a CDS encoding NfeD family protein, translated as MLRSPLTAFLQPLIPPELLPYLLVVAGVGVSLAEALAPGAHLVVLGVALLAAGLVGLLLGPAAGPVVLGVLVLLFGALALYGYRELDIYGGKGSGKTSDSASLRGRTARVTERVTPTEGEVKLDEGGGFNPYYAARSVSGEIPEGSEVIVVDPGGGNVITVESLDDALDDIDRELERERRRRENWDGGDGERRGDATETETETETERA; from the coding sequence ATGCTCCGGTCGCCGCTCACGGCGTTCCTCCAGCCCCTCATCCCGCCAGAGCTTCTGCCGTACCTGCTCGTCGTCGCGGGCGTCGGCGTCTCCCTCGCGGAGGCGCTGGCGCCGGGGGCACACCTCGTCGTCCTCGGCGTGGCGCTGCTGGCCGCCGGGTTGGTCGGCCTCCTCCTCGGTCCGGCCGCCGGCCCCGTCGTCCTCGGCGTCCTCGTGCTCCTGTTCGGCGCCCTCGCGCTGTACGGCTATCGCGAACTCGACATCTACGGCGGCAAGGGAAGCGGGAAGACGAGCGACTCCGCGTCGCTCCGCGGGCGGACCGCGCGCGTCACGGAGCGCGTGACGCCGACGGAGGGAGAGGTGAAACTGGACGAGGGCGGCGGCTTCAACCCCTACTACGCGGCCCGGTCGGTGAGCGGCGAGATTCCCGAGGGCAGCGAGGTCATCGTCGTCGACCCCGGCGGCGGCAACGTCATCACCGTCGAATCGCTCGACGACGCGTTGGACGACATCGACCGCGAACTCGAACGGGAGCGCCGACGGCGGGAGAACTGGGACGGGGGAGACGGCGAACGGCGCGGGGATGCGACCGAGACAGAGACGGAAACCGAAACCGAACGCGCCTGA